A genomic segment from Malus domestica chromosome 05, GDT2T_hap1 encodes:
- the LOC114822909 gene encoding probable flavin-containing monooxygenase 1: MGKQVAIVGAGISGLLACKYTLSKGFQPIVFESTSSIGGVWTKTIESTKLQTPKPLYQFSDFPWPSSVEEDFPSQHQVLDYIQSYAQHFDLLKHIKFDTKVCGIEYEGASEDEMQAWSHWGGTGEPFSSKGKWKVAVEDKHSRSTEVYLVDFVILCIGRFSDVPNIPEFPFNKGPEAFHGEVIHSKDYAAMDYERARNFVKGKRVTVVGFQKSALDIAMECSNTNGIEHPCTVIYKTEHWTLPDYLPWGVPLTYLYLNRFSELLIHKPGEGILLGLLATILSPLRWGFSKFVESYVTKKLGLAKYGMVPRHSFLQEISSCLISTIPEKFYDRVQEGSIILKKSPGSFSFCQEGVLVEGEVSPVKTDVMILATGFRGDKKLKDIFVSPTFQDYIAGSPEAILPLYRECIHGRIPQLAVIGFSESLSNLYTSEMRCRWVAELLGRTFTLPSIKEMEKDVNEWDGFAKRYAGKYYRRSCNGTVHIWYNDQLCKDMEWNPKRKKGLFAELFEPYGPLDYAPS, translated from the exons ATGGGAAAGCAGGTGGCCATTGTAGGAGCTGGGATTAGTGGCCTCCTTGCCTGCAAGTACACACTTTCAAAGGGATTTCAACCTATTGTGTTTGAATCTACGAGCAGCATTGGAGGAGTGTGGACCAAAACTATTGAGTCTACCAAGCTCCAAACTCCTAAACCGCTTTACCAATTCTCAGATTTTCCATGGCCATCTTCAGTGGAAGAGGACTTTCCTAGCCAGCATCAAGTTTTGGATTACATCCAATCATATGCTCAACATTTTGACTTGCTTAAGCACATCAAATTCGACACCAAAGTGTGTGGGATTGAGTATGAAGGTGCATCTGAGGATGAGATGCAGGCTTGGAGTCACTGGGGTGGAACTGGAGAGCCTTTCAGCTCCAAAGGGAAATGGAAAGTTGCAGTAGAAGACAAACATAGCCGTTCAACGGAG GTTTACCTTGTGGACTTTGTAATCCTCTGCATCGGACGGTTTAGTGATGTTCCAAACATTCCTGAATTCCCTTTCAACAAGGGGCCAGAAGCATTTCATGGGGAGGTTATACACTCAAAGGATTACGCCGCAATGGATTACGAAAGAGCGCGTAACTTCGTGAAAGGAAAGCGTGTAACAGTTGTTGGATTTCAGAAATCTGCACTGGACATTGCAATGGAGTGTTCGAACACAAATG GGATTGAGCATCCATGCACAGTAATTTACAAGACAGAGCATTGGACTCTTCCTGACTATCTTCCATGGGGTGTTCCCCTGACATACCTATACCTTAATCGCTTCTCGGAGCTGTTGATTCATAAGCCTGGTGAAGGCATCCTACTTGGTCTCCTTGCCACAATTCTTTCACCTCTG AGATGGGGATTTTCAAAATTTGTTGAAAGCTACGTAACTAAGAAGCTTGGGTTGGCCAAGTACGGAATGGTACCTAGGCATAGTTTTCTTCAAGAAATCAGTTCTTGTCTGATCTCAACAATACCGGAAAAGTTCTACGATCGAGTCCAAGAGGGAAGCATCATACTGAAAAAATCCCCCGGCAGCTTCAGCTTTTGCCAGGAAGGCGTTTTGGTTGAAGGGGAAGTATCCCCTGTGAAGACAGATGTGATGATACTCGCTACTGGGTTTAGAGGTGATAAAAAGCTCAAAGACATCTTTGTGTCTCCTACCTTTCAGGATTATATAGCTGGTTCGCCGGAGGCCATATTACCCCTCTACAG GGAATGCATACATGGACGAATTCCACAACTAGCCGTAATTGGATTTTCCGAGAGTCTTTCAAACTTGTACACCTCCGAGATGAGATGCAGGTGGGTAGCTGAGCTTCTTGGACGCACATTTACGTTACCAAGCATAAAAGAGATGGAGAAAGATGTGAACGAATGGGACGGATTCGCAAAGCGATACGCGGGCAAATACTATCGGAGATCATGCAACGGTACCGTTCATATATGGTACAATGACCAGTTGTGCAAGGACATGGAATGGAACCCTAAAAGAAAGAAGGGACTATTTGCTGAATTATTTGAGCCTTATGGACCATTGGATTATGCTCCATCTTAA
- the LOC139196165 gene encoding secreted RxLR effector protein 161-like has protein sequence MVVRTLDVKRDPFHSKRDEEEILEHKISYLSAIGDLLYLAQCTRPDISFTVNLLARYSNTPTRRHWNGVKDIFCYLKVTMDLGWFYTHKSLRKAAAPLGPRVDSRLTGYADASYMFNLHRACSQMGYVFTG, from the coding sequence ATGGTCGTTCGGACTCTAGATgttaaacgagatcccttccattCGAAGcgggatgaggaagagattttggagcatAAAATTtcatacctaagtgcaattggtgatttattgtacttggctcaatgcactagacccgacatctccttcactgttaatcttttggctagatacagcaaCACCCCTACACGCagacactggaatggtgttaaagacattttctgcTACCTCAAGGTTACGATGGATTTGGGCTGGTTCTACACCCACAAATCCTTGAGAAAAGCTGCCGCCCCCCTCGGTCCTCGGGTTGATTCACGCCTCACTGGTTACGCAGATGCTAGCTATATGTTTAACCTACATAGGGCATGTTCTCaaatgggttatgtctttaccggtTGA
- the LOC103422363 gene encoding protein DETOXIFICATION 45, chloroplastic-like: protein MLDLQTEAISSFPKIFHLKFRFQVCGYFLKLCRSSDEFRSGALSNGLTAGASDRNPITQKSRLFNSLHRRGDCNIVARSGRKDLNNVNVVGGCNLYATRRALCTPLVTRRRRPCFPVVANQLSSDLGVGSSEVEGKLGLEEEEALIGVGSGDLETYSPDVKSVLLMLSLPIMGQAIDPLAQLMETAYIGNLGSVELASAGISMNIFNYISKTFNIPLLSVATSFVAEDLAKSESKGSTSENGYLDGNTNGKPKPVDGVVERKQLSSVSTALQLAVGIGIFEAMALSLGSGLFLNMMGISSDSPMRIQAQRFHQLRAFGAPAVVASLALQGVFRGFKDTKTPVLCLGKFLVIYILNVQVTSLSRWQYEFVLCDC, encoded by the exons ATGCTTGATCTCCAGACCGAGgcaatatcgagttttcccaagatctttcatcttaaATTCCGATTTCAAGTGTGTGGctatttcctcaagctctgcaggagttccgatgag TTCAGAAGTGGCGCCCTTTCTAACGGATTAACCGCCGGAGCCAGTGACCGCAACCCGATAACTCAAAAGTCTAGGTTGTTTAATTCATTGCACAGAAGGGGAGATTGTAATATTGTAGCAAGAAGTGGTAGGAAGGATTTGAACAATGTCAATGTTGTGGGGGGATGCAATCTGTATGCTACACGAAGAGCATTGTGCACACCGCTAGTGACACGCCGCAGAAGACCCTGTTTCCCGGTGGTGGCTAATCAATTGAGTTCGGATTTGGGTGTGGGATCCTCTGAGGTGGAAGGAAAGTTGGGTTTGGAGGAAGAGGAAGCTCTCATAGGTGTAGGGAGTGGTGACCT TGAAACATATTCTCCAGATGTCAAAAGCGTGCTATTGATGCTTTCTTTACCAATTATGGGTCAGGCCATTGATCCATTAGCACAACTAATGGAGACTGCATACATTGGCAATTTGG GTTCCGTGGAATTGGCTTCAGCTGGTATTTCAATGAACATCTTTAATTATATCTCAAAGACATTTAATATCCCTCTCCTCAGTGTTGCTACATCTTTTGTTGCTGAAGACCTTGCTAAGAGTGAAAGTAAAGGTTCTACTTCAG AAAATGGTTATCTAGACGGCAATACTAATGGTAAACCCAAACCTGTTGATGGAGTCGTTGAGAGAAAGCAGCTATCTTCAGTGTCTACAGCTTTACAGTTAGCAGTTGGGATTGGAATCTTTGAGGCCATGGCTCTGTCTTTGGGATCTGGGTTGTTTCTAAATATGATGGGCATATCATCA GACTCACCTATGCGCATTCAAGCACAACGATTTCATCAACTAAGAGCATTTGGTGCTCCCGCAGTTGTAGCATCTTTGGCTCTTCAAGGAGTTTTCCGTGGATTTAAGGATACAAAAACTCCAGTACTATGTCTAGGCAAGTTTttggttatatatattttaaacgTTCAAGTGACATCCCTTTCTAGATGGCAGTATGAATTTGTCTTGTGTGACTGCTGA